The Corynebacterium camporealensis genome contains a region encoding:
- a CDS encoding class II fumarate hydratase: protein MTEYRIEHDTMGEVKVPADALWRAQTQRAVENFPISGRGLEAQQIRALGLLKAACAQVNKDSGALDAEKADAIIKAGKAIAEGTYNDSFPIDVFQTGSGTSSNMNTNEVIASLADKDGVEVHPNDHVNMGQSSNDTFPTATHVAATEAAVNDLIPGLKVLHKSLQAKAEQFADVVKSGRTHLMDATPVTLGQEFGGYARQIELGIERIEATLPRLGELAIGGTATGTGLNTSADFGAKVTEELKNLTGVSELKEAVNHFEAQANRDGLVEFSGAMRSVAVSLNKIANDIRLMGSGPLTGLSEIHLKDLQPGSSIMPGKVNPVIPEAATMVAAQVIGNDAAVAFGGANGHFELNVFIPMMARNVLESARLLANTSRVFAEKCVDGIEANEERMKKFAESSTSIVTPLNSAIGYENAAKAAKHALHEKITVREAVIDLGFVDGENLTEEELDEKLDVLSMTNRDRDNF, encoded by the coding sequence ATGACCGAGTACCGCATCGAACACGACACCATGGGCGAAGTAAAGGTTCCGGCCGACGCCCTGTGGCGTGCACAGACCCAGCGTGCAGTCGAAAACTTCCCGATTTCTGGCCGCGGCCTCGAAGCTCAGCAGATCCGCGCCCTCGGCCTGCTGAAGGCTGCCTGCGCACAGGTCAACAAGGACTCCGGCGCTCTGGATGCAGAGAAGGCTGACGCCATCATCAAGGCTGGCAAGGCTATCGCTGAAGGCACCTACAACGATTCTTTCCCGATCGACGTCTTCCAGACCGGCTCCGGCACCTCGTCCAACATGAACACCAACGAGGTCATCGCTTCGCTGGCTGACAAGGACGGCGTTGAGGTCCACCCGAACGACCACGTCAACATGGGCCAGTCCTCCAACGACACCTTCCCGACTGCAACCCACGTTGCTGCTACCGAAGCTGCCGTCAACGACCTCATCCCGGGCCTGAAGGTTCTGCACAAGTCCCTGCAGGCAAAGGCTGAGCAGTTCGCTGACGTTGTGAAGTCCGGCCGTACCCACCTCATGGACGCCACCCCGGTCACCCTGGGCCAGGAGTTCGGCGGCTACGCTCGCCAGATCGAGCTCGGCATCGAACGCATCGAGGCTACCCTGCCACGTCTGGGCGAACTGGCTATTGGCGGCACCGCAACCGGCACCGGCCTGAACACCTCCGCTGACTTCGGTGCAAAGGTCACCGAAGAGCTGAAGAACCTCACCGGTGTTTCCGAGCTCAAGGAAGCCGTCAACCACTTCGAGGCTCAGGCTAACCGCGACGGCCTGGTCGAGTTCTCCGGCGCAATGCGCTCTGTCGCAGTGTCGCTGAACAAGATCGCCAACGACATTCGCCTGATGGGCTCCGGCCCGCTGACCGGCCTGTCCGAGATTCACCTCAAGGACCTGCAGCCGGGCTCCTCCATCATGCCGGGCAAGGTCAACCCGGTTATTCCGGAGGCTGCCACCATGGTTGCTGCACAGGTTATCGGCAACGACGCCGCCGTTGCTTTCGGTGGCGCTAACGGCCACTTCGAGCTGAACGTCTTCATCCCGATGATGGCTCGCAACGTCCTCGAGTCCGCTCGCCTGCTGGCTAACACCTCTCGCGTGTTCGCTGAGAAGTGTGTCGACGGCATCGAGGCCAACGAAGAGCGCATGAAGAAGTTCGCTGAGTCCTCCACTTCCATCGTGACTCCGCTGAACTCCGCCATCGGCTACGAGAACGCAGCTAAGGCCGCCAAGCACGCTCTGCATGAGAAGATCACCGTCCGCGAGGCAGTCATCGACCTCGGCTTCGTCGACGGTGAGAACCTCACCGAGGAAGAACTCGACGAGAAGCTCGACGTTCTCTCCATGACCAACCGCGACCGCGACAACTTCTAA
- a CDS encoding DUF4245 domain-containing protein, with the protein MAKESKPKIFEGGKDMLLSLGVTVLAMLAVVGATGLCTINPETQQGPVQDVDEQTFFEMESRAGDQVIRSPQMPEGWEANAARRAPLAGENSAVVSWLTPNDGFVESRQTQVPVDDAIEAFDPNYRPEESTREIAGHEVRILEADDPEIRPLWATDLGDARLLISGSASDDEYVAAIEAFIAADPLQPEA; encoded by the coding sequence GTGGCTAAGGAAAGCAAACCCAAGATCTTTGAAGGCGGCAAGGACATGTTGTTGTCCCTTGGCGTCACGGTTCTCGCGATGCTGGCGGTAGTCGGCGCAACCGGCCTGTGCACCATTAATCCGGAAACGCAGCAGGGGCCGGTGCAAGATGTCGACGAGCAGACCTTCTTCGAGATGGAATCCCGCGCCGGGGATCAGGTCATCCGCAGCCCGCAGATGCCCGAAGGCTGGGAGGCTAATGCCGCTCGCCGCGCGCCGCTGGCAGGGGAGAATTCCGCTGTGGTTTCGTGGCTGACTCCGAACGATGGTTTCGTCGAGTCCCGCCAGACGCAGGTGCCTGTCGATGACGCCATCGAGGCTTTCGATCCGAACTACCGCCCCGAAGAATCCACGCGGGAGATTGCAGGTCACGAAGTCCGCATCTTAGAAGCCGACGATCCCGAAATTCGTCCCCTGTGGGCTACTGATTTAGGCGATGCCCGCCTGCTGATTTCTGGTTCTGCCAGCGACGATGAATACGTTGCTGCCATTGAGGCATTCATCGCCGCGGACCCGCTGCAGCCAGAGGCTTAG
- a CDS encoding exodeoxyribonuclease VII small subunit translates to MTNDTFGSGQTGQDAFPPVEELSYEQARDELIETVKILELGQMSLDESLKYWERGEALAKACENHLDGAAKRVEEAIGNKDDQEEEDN, encoded by the coding sequence ATGACTAACGATACTTTCGGTTCCGGTCAGACAGGCCAGGACGCTTTCCCGCCCGTCGAAGAATTGAGCTACGAGCAGGCTCGCGATGAGCTCATCGAGACCGTGAAGATTCTCGAGCTCGGCCAGATGAGCCTCGATGAGTCCCTGAAGTACTGGGAGCGCGGCGAAGCACTAGCCAAGGCCTGCGAAAATCACCTCGATGGTGCGGCTAAGCGCGTGGAAGAAGCTATCGGCAACAAAGATGACCAGGAAGAAGAGGATAACTAG
- a CDS encoding 4-hydroxy-3-methylbut-2-enyl diphosphate reductase, whose protein sequence is MTDAGKNVLLAAPRGYCAGVDRAVETVEKALEKYGAPIYVRKQIVHNRYVVESLAERGVIFVEEASEAPEGAHLVFSAHGISPAVRSEAKERKQLTLDATCPLVTKVHKEAQRFERDGYHILLVGHQGHEEVEGTAGEAPDVTHLVDGLDGVDKLPDFLDNEKLIWLSQTTLSVDETIQIVNKLRERFPHLENPPSDDICYATQNRQESVKAIAPKCDLMIVVGSKNSSNSVRLVEVALEAGSKDAHLVDFAREINDDWLEGVQTVGLTCGASVPELLVREVLEYLDERGYSDVEQVTTSTETITFALPRDLRPART, encoded by the coding sequence ATGACTGATGCAGGCAAGAACGTTCTCCTCGCGGCCCCGCGCGGCTACTGCGCTGGCGTGGACCGCGCAGTGGAAACCGTGGAAAAGGCACTGGAAAAGTACGGCGCTCCGATTTACGTGCGCAAGCAGATTGTCCACAACCGTTACGTGGTCGAATCCTTAGCTGAGCGCGGCGTTATCTTCGTCGAAGAAGCCTCCGAGGCCCCTGAGGGTGCCCACCTGGTCTTTTCTGCTCACGGCATCTCGCCAGCTGTGCGCTCTGAAGCTAAAGAACGCAAGCAACTGACCCTGGATGCCACCTGCCCGTTGGTGACCAAGGTGCACAAGGAAGCCCAGCGCTTTGAGCGCGACGGCTACCACATCCTGCTTGTGGGTCACCAAGGCCACGAAGAGGTCGAAGGCACCGCCGGTGAGGCTCCGGACGTCACTCACCTCGTCGATGGTTTGGACGGCGTGGATAAGCTGCCGGACTTCCTTGACAACGAAAAGCTCATTTGGCTCTCCCAGACCACCTTGAGCGTGGATGAGACCATCCAGATCGTCAACAAGCTGCGTGAGCGCTTCCCGCACCTGGAGAACCCGCCGTCAGATGACATCTGCTACGCCACCCAGAACCGTCAGGAATCCGTTAAGGCGATCGCACCGAAGTGCGACCTGATGATCGTCGTGGGTTCGAAGAACTCCTCGAACTCTGTTCGCCTGGTCGAGGTTGCTCTCGAGGCCGGCTCCAAGGATGCTCATCTCGTCGACTTCGCTCGCGAAATCAACGACGACTGGCTCGAAGGCGTCCAGACCGTCGGCTTGACCTGTGGTGCTTCCGTTCCCGAGCTGCTCGTCCGCGAAGTCCTCGAATACCTCGACGAGCGCGGCTACTCCGACGTCGAACAGGTCACCACCTCCACGGAGACCATCACCTTCGCGTTACCGCGCGACCTGCGACCGGCTCGCACCTAA
- the glpX gene encoding class II fructose-bisphosphatase, which produces MSDKTSYLPDRNLAMELVRVTEAAALASGRWVGRGMKNEGDGAAVDAMRQLINSVAMQGVVVIGEGEKDEAPMLYNGEEVGNGEGAAMDIAVDPVDGTRLMAEGRPNAISVIAAAERGTMYDPSAVFYMEKIAVGPDAVGHIDITKSVAWNIDSVAKVKGLRPTDLTVVVLDRPRHEQLISEIREAGAKVRLIMDGDVAGAIATCQDSNSIDMMMGIGGTPEGIITACAMKCMGGEIQGKLWPKDEEEASKAREAGHDLDKVLTTDDLVSSDNCYFAATGVTNGDMLRGVSYRSSGATTRSLVMRSKSGTIRYVDSIHKLAKLQEYSVVDYSDPVKSV; this is translated from the coding sequence ATGTCCGATAAAACTTCTTATTTGCCTGATCGCAACCTTGCGATGGAGCTGGTTCGCGTGACCGAAGCCGCAGCCCTGGCTTCTGGTCGCTGGGTTGGCCGCGGCATGAAGAATGAGGGTGACGGCGCAGCAGTCGATGCGATGCGTCAGCTCATCAACTCCGTGGCCATGCAGGGCGTTGTGGTCATCGGCGAAGGCGAAAAGGACGAGGCTCCGATGCTGTACAACGGCGAGGAAGTCGGCAACGGCGAAGGCGCCGCCATGGACATTGCGGTGGACCCGGTCGACGGCACCCGCCTGATGGCGGAGGGCCGCCCGAACGCTATTTCCGTCATCGCTGCTGCTGAGCGCGGCACCATGTACGACCCTTCTGCAGTGTTCTACATGGAAAAGATTGCTGTCGGCCCGGATGCTGTCGGCCACATCGACATCACCAAATCTGTTGCCTGGAACATCGACTCCGTCGCTAAGGTCAAGGGCCTGCGCCCGACCGACCTGACCGTCGTGGTGCTGGACCGCCCGCGCCACGAGCAGCTCATCTCCGAAATCCGCGAAGCTGGCGCAAAGGTTCGCCTGATTATGGACGGCGACGTTGCTGGCGCTATCGCTACGTGCCAGGATTCCAACTCCATCGACATGATGATGGGCATCGGCGGTACCCCAGAGGGCATCATCACCGCCTGCGCTATGAAGTGCATGGGCGGCGAAATCCAGGGCAAGCTGTGGCCGAAGGATGAAGAGGAAGCCTCCAAGGCTCGCGAGGCCGGCCACGACCTGGACAAGGTCCTGACCACCGATGACCTGGTTTCTTCTGACAACTGCTACTTCGCTGCAACCGGTGTGACCAACGGTGACATGCTGCGCGGTGTCTCCTACCGCAGCTCCGGTGCCACCACCCGTTCGCTGGTGATGCGCTCGAAGTCCGGCACCATCCGTTACGTCGACTCCATCCACAAGCTGGCCAAGCTGCAGGAGTACTCCGTTGTCGACTACTCCGACCCAGTAAAGAGCGTCTAA
- a CDS encoding MDR family MFS transporter — MVATATKPPARAHNLGLVFSALVLTMLMSSLGQMIFSSALPTIVGELGGVDQMSWVISAFLVTMTIAMPISGKLGDMLGRKWLYIGGIAVFVVGSALGGFAHSMGLLIAGRAIQGFGAGFMMISSQAIVAEVTSSRERGKFMGIMGAVFGLSSVLGPVLGGWFTDGPGWRWGLWMNIPLGILAMVVCVFALNLRVGEGNMRRFDWLGATLIAITTTSLILMTTWGGTEYDWNSSVIMSLGAVTVLGAIATVFVEKRALEPLIPMNLFRHRNMVLTTLSGTVLGLAMFGVLGYMPTYLQMVHMLTPTEAGLMMIPMMVGMIGTSTVIGFIISRTGRYKIYPIIGLAIVTGSLIWMSRLTVDTSLVQLGVEFYIFGLGLGMVMQVLVLIVQNTFPIALVGTATAANNFFRQIGSALGASLVGSLFIHNMQDEMSTRLPEAFAQMGPEAAPYIEKFNSGGAANSLTPEAVTMLPDAIRDAILNSYNYGLTPVIALMVPMAVIALILLLPLREEHLKETIS; from the coding sequence ATGGTAGCCACTGCGACTAAACCACCGGCACGTGCCCATAACCTGGGCTTAGTCTTCAGCGCCCTCGTGCTCACCATGCTGATGAGTTCGCTGGGCCAGATGATTTTTTCCTCTGCTTTGCCCACCATCGTTGGTGAACTTGGCGGTGTGGACCAGATGAGCTGGGTCATCTCCGCCTTCCTGGTCACGATGACCATCGCGATGCCGATTTCCGGCAAGCTCGGTGACATGCTGGGCCGCAAGTGGCTGTATATCGGCGGTATCGCAGTCTTTGTTGTTGGTTCCGCACTCGGCGGTTTCGCCCATAGCATGGGCCTGCTCATCGCCGGCCGCGCCATCCAGGGCTTCGGCGCTGGCTTTATGATGATCTCCTCCCAGGCCATCGTCGCAGAGGTCACGAGCTCTCGTGAGCGCGGCAAATTCATGGGCATCATGGGCGCGGTCTTCGGCCTATCTTCGGTCCTTGGCCCGGTACTGGGCGGCTGGTTCACAGACGGTCCGGGCTGGCGCTGGGGCTTGTGGATGAATATCCCGCTGGGCATCCTCGCCATGGTGGTTTGTGTCTTTGCTCTCAACCTGCGGGTAGGCGAAGGTAACATGCGCCGCTTCGACTGGCTGGGCGCAACCCTGATTGCGATTACCACCACCTCGCTGATTCTCATGACTACCTGGGGCGGTACCGAATATGACTGGAATTCTTCGGTCATCATGTCGCTGGGTGCGGTGACGGTGCTGGGGGCGATTGCGACTGTGTTCGTCGAAAAGCGTGCGCTCGAGCCGCTGATCCCGATGAACCTGTTCCGCCACCGCAACATGGTGCTGACCACTCTGTCGGGCACTGTGCTGGGCTTGGCGATGTTCGGCGTCCTCGGCTACATGCCGACCTACCTGCAGATGGTGCACATGCTCACCCCGACCGAAGCTGGTCTGATGATGATTCCGATGATGGTCGGCATGATCGGTACCTCGACTGTTATTGGCTTCATCATTTCCCGCACCGGTCGCTACAAGATCTACCCAATTATCGGATTGGCGATTGTGACCGGTTCACTGATCTGGATGTCGCGCCTGACCGTGGATACCTCGCTGGTTCAGCTGGGCGTGGAGTTCTACATCTTTGGCCTCGGCCTGGGCATGGTCATGCAGGTGCTGGTCCTGATTGTCCAGAACACCTTCCCGATTGCACTGGTCGGTACCGCAACCGCGGCGAATAACTTCTTCCGCCAGATTGGTTCTGCACTGGGTGCTTCCCTGGTTGGTTCGCTGTTCATCCACAACATGCAGGATGAAATGAGCACTCGCCTGCCGGAGGCTTTCGCGCAGATGGGTCCGGAGGCGGCACCGTACATCGAGAAGTTCAACTCCGGTGGCGCGGCTAACTCGCTGACTCCAGAAGCAGTCACCATGCTTCCCGATGCCATCCGCGACGCCATCTTAAATTCCTACAACTACGGCCTGACTCCAGTTATCGCACTGATGGTGCCAATGGCAGTTATCGCCTTGATTTTGCTGCTCCCGCTGCGTGAGGAGCATTTGAAGGAGACCATCTCCTAA
- the xseA gene encoding exodeoxyribonuclease VII large subunit — protein sequence MNSPVSTPDTPWPVGKVNKEVKGWIERLGFLWVEGQIAQLSVKRSWKLSYITLRDVEQEKSIKLTCPTQLVLGLPTPLKDGDRVIIHGKPALYEGRGELSLWTTEIRHVGVGELLARIEMLRKQLASEGLFDPARKRPLPYLPKKVGLITGRGSAAERDVMAVAQDRWPAVQFRVLNTAVQGTNTVPQVIDALQTLDADPEVDVIIIARGGGSVEDLLPFSEEALQRAVAAAGTPVVSAIGHEPDSPVLDNVADLRAATPTDAAKRVVPSAAEEHALIDEARSRSAQALRSWVERERRGLDNVRSRPVLADPLKPINDRRDELERARESMRRSITYQLDRESQRVSSLRSQVSALGPSATLERGYSIVQVLQRDGSEPEVLTSYKQSPPATQLRIRVSDGSVAAAAMAAQPAD from the coding sequence ATGAATAGCCCGGTCAGCACGCCGGATACGCCCTGGCCGGTAGGCAAGGTAAACAAAGAGGTCAAAGGGTGGATTGAAAGGCTCGGTTTCCTCTGGGTGGAGGGCCAGATTGCCCAGCTGAGTGTGAAGCGTTCGTGGAAACTTTCCTACATTACGTTGCGCGATGTGGAGCAGGAAAAGTCCATTAAGCTCACCTGCCCAACCCAGTTGGTGCTGGGTCTTCCCACGCCGCTCAAAGATGGCGACCGCGTCATCATCCATGGCAAGCCCGCGCTGTATGAAGGTCGCGGCGAGCTGTCGCTGTGGACCACGGAGATCCGCCACGTCGGCGTGGGTGAGTTGCTTGCCCGCATTGAGATGTTGCGCAAGCAGCTGGCCAGCGAGGGGCTTTTCGATCCCGCCCGCAAGCGCCCTTTGCCTTATCTACCGAAGAAAGTCGGCCTGATTACCGGTCGTGGTTCGGCAGCCGAGCGCGATGTCATGGCCGTAGCCCAGGACCGTTGGCCGGCCGTGCAGTTCCGTGTGCTCAACACCGCGGTGCAGGGTACAAACACGGTTCCGCAGGTCATCGATGCGCTGCAGACTCTCGATGCCGACCCGGAGGTCGACGTCATCATCATCGCCCGCGGTGGCGGTTCCGTCGAGGACCTCCTCCCCTTCTCTGAGGAAGCGTTGCAGCGCGCCGTGGCTGCCGCTGGCACCCCGGTGGTTTCCGCCATTGGTCACGAGCCGGACTCTCCCGTCCTCGACAATGTTGCTGACCTGCGTGCCGCCACGCCTACCGATGCTGCCAAGCGCGTCGTTCCTTCTGCTGCCGAGGAGCACGCGCTTATCGATGAAGCCCGCTCCCGCTCCGCCCAAGCCTTGCGCTCCTGGGTTGAGCGCGAAAGGCGCGGACTCGACAACGTCCGCTCCCGCCCGGTACTTGCTGATCCGCTCAAACCCATTAACGACCGCCGCGATGAATTAGAGCGTGCGCGCGAATCGATGCGCCGGTCGATTACGTATCAGCTCGACCGCGAATCCCAGCGCGTGTCATCGCTGCGCTCACAGGTTTCTGCGCTCGGCCCTTCGGCAACGTTGGAGCGCGGTTATTCCATCGTGCAGGTCTTACAGCGCGACGGTTCCGAACCTGAAGTACTGACCTCGTATAAGCAATCCCCGCCCGCAACCCAGCTGCGCATTCGCGTATCCGATGGCTCTGTCGCCGCTGCCGCGATGGCCGCTCAACCTGCAGATTAA
- a CDS encoding TetR/AcrR family transcriptional regulator: MQQNISLREQKRRDTRLNIEDAATALVDERSFSSVTVEEICEKAGISRRTFFNYFDSKDTAVLGSPSLDFDQAQKEWFLTTPATDAISLTLELMKQHVDDHHENSEIAQRRRRIARDSELAAVALNRKRAKTTEVMELIAQRLQQDGSLRKLPELDAETEAMIVAGLVREAIWLALGSPDVDCEDPLTERIEYSLQHITNYAKGLSW; the protein is encoded by the coding sequence ATGCAACAGAATATTTCTCTGCGCGAGCAGAAACGCCGTGATACGCGGCTGAATATCGAGGACGCTGCGACCGCGTTGGTCGACGAGCGTAGCTTTTCCTCGGTAACCGTGGAGGAAATTTGCGAGAAGGCCGGGATTTCCCGCCGCACCTTCTTTAACTACTTTGACTCCAAAGACACGGCGGTTTTAGGTTCGCCAAGTCTCGATTTCGACCAAGCACAAAAAGAGTGGTTCCTCACCACCCCAGCAACCGATGCGATTTCGTTGACGCTCGAGCTGATGAAGCAGCACGTCGATGATCATCACGAAAACTCGGAAATCGCACAACGACGTCGCCGCATTGCCCGCGATAGCGAGCTGGCAGCGGTAGCGCTGAATCGCAAACGCGCGAAGACCACTGAGGTCATGGAGCTTATCGCGCAGCGCCTCCAGCAGGATGGCAGTCTACGCAAGCTGCCGGAGCTCGACGCGGAGACCGAGGCGATGATTGTCGCCGGTCTCGTTCGTGAGGCCATCTGGTTGGCACTCGGCTCGCCCGATGTCGACTGCGAGGATCCGCTGACCGAAAGAATCGAATATTCCCTCCAGCACATCACCAACTACGCGAAAGGACTGTCATGGTAG